Proteins encoded in a region of the Pseudomonas putida genome:
- the atpG gene encoding F0F1 ATP synthase subunit gamma has translation MAGAKEIRSKIASIKSTQKITSAMEKVAVSKMRRAQLRMAASRPYAERIRQVIGHLANANPEYRHPFMIERPVKRAGYIVVSSDRGLCGGLNTNLFKALVKDMNENREQGVEIDLCVIGSKGATFFRIFGGNVVAAISHLGEEPSINDLIGSVKVMLDAYLDGRIDRLSVVSNKFINTMTQKPTVEQLVPLVATPDQDLKHHWDYLYEPDAKELLDGLMVRYVESQVYQAVVENNAAEQAARMIAMKNATDNAGDLIKELQLIYNKARQAAITQEISEIVGGAAAV, from the coding sequence ATGGCAGGCGCAAAAGAGATTCGCAGTAAGATTGCGAGCATCAAAAGCACGCAAAAAATTACCAGCGCCATGGAGAAAGTGGCGGTCAGCAAGATGCGCAGGGCACAACTGCGCATGGCTGCTAGCCGTCCTTACGCGGAGCGTATCCGCCAGGTGATCGGTCATCTGGCCAACGCCAACCCGGAATACCGTCACCCGTTCATGATCGAGCGCCCTGTAAAGCGCGCCGGTTATATCGTGGTGAGCAGTGACCGTGGTCTGTGCGGTGGCTTGAATACCAACCTGTTCAAGGCCCTGGTCAAGGACATGAACGAAAACCGCGAACAGGGCGTGGAAATCGACCTGTGCGTGATCGGCAGCAAGGGTGCGACTTTCTTCCGCATCTTTGGCGGTAACGTCGTAGCCGCGATCAGCCACCTGGGCGAAGAGCCATCGATCAACGATTTGATCGGCTCCGTCAAAGTGATGCTGGACGCCTACCTCGACGGCCGTATCGATCGCCTCTCGGTGGTTTCGAACAAGTTCATCAACACCATGACCCAGAAGCCAACGGTCGAGCAATTGGTACCGTTGGTGGCAACCCCGGATCAGGATCTCAAGCATCACTGGGATTACTTGTACGAACCCGACGCAAAAGAGCTGCTGGACGGCTTGATGGTGCGTTACGTGGAGTCGCAGGTGTACCAGGCGGTGGTCGAGAACAACGCTGCTGAACAAGCGGCCCGGATGATCGCCATGAAGAACGCCACAGACAACGCCGGTGATTTGATCAAAGAGCTTCAGTTGATCTACAACAAGGCGCGTCAGGCTGCGATCACCCAGGAGATCTCGGAAATCGTCGGCGGCGCTGCCGCGGTTTAA
- the atpA gene encoding F0F1 ATP synthase subunit alpha has protein sequence MQQLNPSEISEIIKGRIDNLDVSSQARNEGTVVSVSDGIVRIHGLADVMYGEMIEFPGGVYGMALNLEQDSVGAVILGAYDTLAEGMSAKCTGRILEVPVGKELLGRVVDALGNPIDGKGPLGNTQTDAVEKVAPGVIWRKSVDQPVQTGYKSVDAMIPVGRGQRELIIGDRQIGKTAMAIDAIINQKDSGIFCVYVAVGQKRSTVANIVRKLEENGALANTIVVVASASESAALQFLAPYAGCTMGEFFRDRGEDALIVYDDLSKQAVAYRQISLLLRRPPGREAYPGDVFYLHSRLLERASRVSEEYVEKFTNGAVTGKTGSLTALPIIETQAGDVSAFVPTNVISITDGQIFLESAMFNSGIRPAVNAGVSVSRVGGAAQTKIIKKLSGGIRTALAQYRELAAFAQFASDLDEATRKQLEHGQRVTELMKQKQYAPMSIADMALSLYAAERGFLTDVEVSKIGSFEQALIAFFNRDHAELMAKINVKGDFNDEIDAGLKAGIEKFKATQTW, from the coding sequence ATGCAGCAACTCAATCCTTCCGAAATTAGTGAAATCATCAAGGGCCGCATCGACAACCTCGATGTGAGCTCCCAAGCCCGTAACGAAGGTACCGTTGTTTCGGTTTCCGACGGTATCGTGCGGATCCACGGTCTGGCCGACGTCATGTACGGCGAAATGATCGAGTTCCCGGGCGGCGTCTACGGCATGGCCCTGAACCTGGAGCAAGACTCCGTAGGTGCAGTGATCCTGGGTGCATACGACACCCTCGCCGAAGGCATGAGCGCCAAGTGCACCGGCCGCATCCTGGAAGTTCCGGTTGGTAAGGAACTGCTGGGTCGCGTCGTCGACGCACTGGGCAACCCGATCGACGGCAAAGGTCCTCTGGGCAACACCCAGACCGACGCGGTCGAAAAAGTTGCTCCAGGCGTGATCTGGCGTAAGTCGGTAGACCAGCCTGTACAGACTGGCTACAAATCCGTCGACGCCATGATCCCAGTCGGCCGTGGCCAGCGTGAGCTGATCATTGGCGACCGTCAGATCGGCAAGACCGCCATGGCCATCGACGCCATCATCAACCAGAAAGACTCCGGTATTTTCTGTGTTTATGTTGCTGTCGGCCAGAAGCGTTCCACCGTTGCCAACATCGTTCGCAAACTGGAAGAAAACGGCGCCCTGGCCAACACCATCGTGGTAGTTGCCAGTGCTTCGGAATCCGCCGCACTGCAATTCCTGGCGCCATACGCCGGTTGCACCATGGGCGAGTTCTTCCGTGACCGCGGTGAAGATGCCCTGATCGTTTACGATGACCTGTCCAAGCAGGCCGTTGCCTACCGTCAGATCTCCCTGCTGCTGCGCCGTCCACCAGGACGTGAAGCGTACCCAGGCGACGTGTTCTATCTCCACTCCCGTCTGCTGGAGCGTGCATCGCGCGTTTCGGAAGAATACGTCGAGAAGTTCACCAACGGCGCTGTGACTGGCAAAACCGGTTCCCTGACCGCTCTGCCGATCATCGAAACCCAGGCTGGCGACGTTTCCGCGTTCGTTCCGACCAACGTGATTTCCATCACCGACGGTCAGATCTTCCTGGAATCGGCCATGTTCAACTCGGGCATCCGCCCTGCAGTGAACGCCGGTGTTTCGGTATCCCGTGTAGGTGGTGCCGCTCAGACCAAGATCATCAAGAAGCTGTCCGGTGGTATTCGTACCGCACTGGCTCAGTACCGTGAACTGGCTGCATTCGCCCAGTTCGCTTCCGATCTGGACGAAGCGACCCGCAAGCAGCTGGAGCATGGTCAGCGCGTAACCGAGCTGATGAAGCAGAAGCAGTACGCGCCGATGTCCATCGCGGACATGGCTCTGTCGCTGTACGCCGCTGAGCGTGGCTTCCTGACCGACGTAGAAGTCTCCAAGATCGGCAGCTTCGAGCAAGCACTGATCGCCTTCTTCAACCGTGATCACGCTGAACTGATGGCGAAGATCAACGTGAAGGGTGACTTCAACGACGAAATCGACGCAGGCCTGAAAGCCGGTATCGAGAAGTTCAAGGCCACCCAGACCTGGTAA
- a CDS encoding F0F1 ATP synthase subunit delta, with translation MAELTTLARPYAKAAFEHAQAHQQLANWSAMLGLAAAVSQDDTMQRLLKAPRLTSAEKAATFIDVCGDKFNAQAQNFIHVAAENDRLLLLPEIAALFDLYKAEQEKSVDVEVTSAFALNQEQQDKLAKVLSARLGQEVRLHASEDASLIGGVVIRAGDLVIDGSVRGKIAKLAEALKS, from the coding sequence ATGGCAGAACTGACCACGTTGGCCCGACCTTACGCTAAGGCTGCCTTTGAGCATGCCCAGGCCCATCAGCAACTGGCCAATTGGTCAGCCATGCTCGGCCTGGCTGCTGCGGTGTCGCAAGACGACACCATGCAGCGCCTGCTCAAGGCCCCGCGACTGACGAGCGCAGAAAAGGCCGCCACGTTCATTGACGTGTGCGGTGACAAGTTCAATGCACAGGCACAGAATTTCATTCATGTTGCCGCGGAAAACGACCGTCTCCTGCTTCTGCCGGAGATTGCCGCTCTGTTCGACCTGTACAAGGCCGAGCAAGAGAAATCCGTGGACGTGGAAGTCACCAGTGCCTTCGCGTTGAACCAAGAACAGCAAGACAAACTCGCCAAGGTTCTCAGTGCACGGTTAGGCCAGGAAGTGCGCCTGCACGCGTCGGAGGATGCCAGCCTGATTGGCGGCGTCGTCATCCGCGCTGGTGACCTGGTAATCGATGGCTCTGTTCGCGGCAAGATCGCGAAACTGGCCGAAGCATTGAAATCTTGA
- a CDS encoding F0F1 ATP synthase subunit B, producing the protein MNINATLIGQSVAFLIFVLFCMKYVWPPVITALQERQKKIADGLDAANRAARDLELAQEKAGQQLREAKAQAAEIIEQSKKRAAQLVEEARDQARVEADRVKAQALAEIEQELNSAKDALRAQVGALAVGGAEKILGATIDQNAHAELVNKLAAEI; encoded by the coding sequence GTGAACATTAATGCAACCCTGATTGGCCAATCCGTTGCTTTTCTGATTTTTGTACTCTTCTGCATGAAGTATGTATGGCCTCCGGTCATCACTGCCCTGCAAGAGCGCCAAAAGAAGATTGCCGACGGCTTGGACGCTGCCAACCGCGCAGCTCGCGACCTGGAGCTGGCCCAAGAGAAAGCGGGTCAGCAACTGCGTGAAGCTAAAGCACAGGCAGCCGAAATCATTGAGCAAAGCAAGAAGCGCGCTGCTCAGCTTGTCGAGGAAGCCCGTGACCAGGCCCGCGTCGAAGCTGACCGTGTGAAGGCTCAGGCTCTGGCCGAGATCGAACAGGAACTGAACAGCGCTAAAGACGCCCTGCGTGCCCAAGTGGGTGCTCTGGCTGTTGGTGGTGCTGAAAAGATCCTTGGCGCCACAATCGATCAAAACGCGCATGCGGAGCTGGTTAACAAACTGGCCGCTGAAATTTAA
- the atpE gene encoding F0F1 ATP synthase subunit C, with product METVVGLTAIAVALLIGLGALGTAIGFGLLGGKFLEGAARQPEMVPMLQVKMFIVAGLLDAVTMIGVGIALFFTFANPFVGQIAG from the coding sequence ATGGAAACTGTAGTTGGTCTGACCGCTATCGCTGTTGCTCTGCTGATCGGCCTGGGTGCTCTGGGTACCGCCATTGGTTTCGGCCTGCTGGGCGGCAAATTCCTGGAAGGCGCTGCTCGTCAGCCAGAAATGGTTCCGATGCTGCAGGTCAAAATGTTCATCGTTGCCGGTCTGCTCGACGCCGTAACCATGATCGGTGTTGGTATCGCTCTGTTCTTCACCTTCGCGAATCCGTTCGTTGGTCAGATCGCCGGCTAA
- the atpB gene encoding F0F1 ATP synthase subunit A, with translation MAAETASGYIQHHLQNLTYGQLPDGSWGFAHSAAEAKAMGFWAFHLDTLGWSVALGLIFLFIFRMAAKKATSGQPGGLQNFVEVMVDFVNGSVKDSFHGRSPVIAPLALTIFVWVFLMNAVDLVPVDWIPQLAILISGDPHIPFRAVSTTDPNATLAMAFCVFALIIFYSIKVKGLGGFIGELTLHPFGSKNIFVQILLIPVNFLLEFVTLIAKPISLALRLFGNMYAGELVFILIAVMFGSGLLWLSGLGVVLQWAWAVFHILIITLQAFIFMMLTIVYLSMAHEDNH, from the coding sequence ATGGCAGCAGAAACCGCTTCGGGCTATATCCAGCACCACTTGCAGAACCTGACCTACGGTCAACTACCAGACGGCAGCTGGGGCTTCGCCCATTCGGCTGCAGAAGCCAAGGCAATGGGCTTCTGGGCGTTCCACCTGGACACCCTGGGTTGGTCCGTCGCGCTGGGTCTGATCTTCCTGTTCATCTTCCGCATGGCGGCCAAGAAGGCGACTTCCGGCCAGCCTGGCGGCCTGCAGAACTTCGTTGAAGTGATGGTGGACTTCGTCAACGGCAGCGTGAAGGACTCCTTCCACGGCCGTAGCCCGGTGATTGCACCGCTGGCGCTGACCATTTTCGTCTGGGTATTCCTGATGAACGCCGTCGACCTGGTACCGGTCGACTGGATTCCTCAGCTGGCCATCCTGATCTCCGGTGACCCGCACATTCCGTTCCGCGCCGTGTCGACCACCGACCCGAACGCGACCCTGGCCATGGCCTTCTGCGTGTTCGCCCTGATCATCTTCTACAGCATCAAGGTCAAGGGCCTGGGCGGCTTCATCGGTGAGCTGACCCTGCACCCGTTCGGCAGCAAGAACATCTTCGTGCAGATCCTGCTGATTCCGGTCAACTTCCTGCTGGAATTCGTCACCCTGATCGCCAAGCCGATCTCGCTGGCACTGCGTCTGTTCGGCAACATGTATGCCGGCGAGCTGGTGTTCATCCTGATCGCTGTAATGTTCGGCTCCGGCCTGCTGTGGCTCAGCGGCCTGGGTGTGGTGCTGCAATGGGCGTGGGCTGTGTTCCACATCCTGATCATCACCCTGCAAGCTTTCATCTTCATGATGCTGACCATCGTCTACCTGTCGATGGCCCACGAAGATAACCATTAA
- a CDS encoding F0F1 ATP synthase subunit I, translating into MEIRTPNRLPFHRWAVFPVLLAQFVVLLLATLVLWQWKGAVSGYSGLCGGLIAWLPNVYFAWKAFRFSGARAAQAIVKSFYAGEAGKMILTAVLFALTFAGVKPLAPLAVFGVFVLTLLVSWFAPLLMNKRLSRP; encoded by the coding sequence ATGGAAATCCGCACGCCAAACCGCCTGCCTTTCCATCGCTGGGCGGTTTTTCCGGTACTGCTGGCTCAATTCGTCGTACTGCTGCTGGCAACCTTGGTGTTGTGGCAGTGGAAAGGGGCGGTCAGTGGATATTCAGGCCTTTGCGGAGGTTTGATTGCCTGGCTGCCCAATGTGTATTTCGCCTGGAAGGCTTTTCGCTTCAGCGGGGCTCGGGCGGCACAAGCCATCGTCAAGTCGTTTTACGCTGGCGAGGCAGGCAAGATGATTTTGACGGCAGTGCTTTTTGCACTGACCTTCGCAGGAGTGAAGCCACTGGCGCCGTTAGCAGTATTCGGCGTCTTCGTGTTGACCCTTTTGGTCAGCTGGTTCGCGCCCCTGCTGATGAATAAAAGACTTTCGAGACCTTAG
- a CDS encoding ParB/RepB/Spo0J family partition protein, whose amino-acid sequence MAVKKRGLGRGLDALLSGPSVSALEEQAVKIDQKELQHLPVELIQRGKYQPRRDMDPEALEELAHSIRTHGVMQPIVVRPIGDNRYEIIAGERRWRATQQAGLDTIPAMVREVPDEAAIAMALIENIQREDLNPLEEAMALQRLQQEFELTQQQVADAVGKSRVTVANLLRLITLPEAIKTMLAHGDLEMGHARALLGLDESRQEEGARHVVARGLTVRQTEALVRQWLSDKPDPVEQSKPDPDIARLEQRLAERLGSAVQIRHGNKGKGQLVIRYNSLDELQGVLAHIR is encoded by the coding sequence ATGGCCGTCAAGAAACGGGGTCTCGGACGTGGGTTGGATGCACTGCTCAGTGGTCCTTCCGTCAGCGCGCTCGAAGAGCAGGCTGTGAAGATCGACCAGAAAGAACTGCAACACCTGCCGGTCGAGTTGATCCAGCGTGGCAAGTACCAGCCACGCCGGGACATGGACCCGGAGGCGCTGGAAGAGCTTGCGCACTCGATTCGCACTCATGGCGTGATGCAGCCGATCGTGGTCCGCCCGATCGGCGACAACCGTTACGAGATCATCGCCGGCGAGCGCCGTTGGCGCGCCACCCAGCAGGCCGGCCTGGACACGATCCCGGCCATGGTCCGCGAAGTGCCGGACGAAGCCGCCATCGCCATGGCGCTGATCGAGAACATCCAGCGCGAAGACCTCAACCCGCTGGAAGAGGCCATGGCCCTGCAGCGTCTGCAGCAGGAATTCGAGCTCACCCAGCAACAGGTAGCTGACGCCGTTGGCAAATCGCGGGTAACCGTGGCCAACTTGCTGCGCCTGATTACCTTGCCCGAAGCGATCAAGACCATGCTCGCCCATGGCGATCTGGAGATGGGCCATGCCCGTGCATTGCTCGGTCTGGACGAAAGCCGTCAGGAGGAGGGGGCGCGTCATGTTGTCGCACGTGGCCTCACCGTGCGCCAAACCGAGGCATTGGTTCGCCAATGGCTCAGCGACAAACCTGATCCGGTCGAACAGAGCAAACCTGATCCGGATATCGCACGCCTTGAACAGCGGCTCGCAGAGCGCCTGGGCTCCGCCGTGCAGATCCGTCATGGCAACAAGGGAAAAGGCCAATTGGTTATTCGCTACAACTCGCTTGACGAGTTGCAAGGCGTGCTTGCTCACATCCGCTGA
- a CDS encoding ParA family protein — protein MAKVFAIANQKGGVGKTTTCINLAASLAATKRRVLLIDLDPQGNATMGSGVDKHELEHSVYDLLIGECDLAQAMHYSEHGGFQLLPANRDLTAAEVVLLEMQVKESRLRNALAPIRENYDYILIDCPPSLSMLTLNALVASDGVIIPMQCEYYALEGLSDLVDNIKRIAARLNPELKIEGLLRTMYDPRLSLNNDVSAQLKEHFGPQLYDTVIPRNIRLAEAPSFGMPALAYDKQSRGALAYLALAGELVRRQRRQSRTAQTT, from the coding sequence ATGGCTAAGGTATTCGCAATCGCGAACCAGAAAGGTGGTGTAGGCAAGACCACCACCTGTATCAATCTCGCCGCCTCGCTGGCCGCGACCAAGCGTCGTGTGCTGCTGATCGACCTCGATCCGCAAGGCAACGCCACCATGGGCAGCGGCGTGGACAAGCACGAGCTCGAGCACTCGGTCTACGACCTGCTCATCGGGGAATGCGACCTGGCCCAGGCCATGCATTACTCCGAACACGGAGGCTTCCAGCTGCTGCCGGCCAACCGCGACCTGACCGCCGCCGAAGTGGTGCTGCTGGAAATGCAGGTCAAGGAGAGCCGCCTGCGCAACGCTCTGGCACCCATCCGTGAGAACTATGACTACATCCTCATCGACTGCCCGCCGTCGCTATCGATGCTCACGCTCAACGCCCTGGTCGCGTCCGATGGCGTGATTATCCCCATGCAGTGCGAGTACTACGCACTGGAAGGTCTCAGCGACCTTGTGGATAACATCAAGCGCATCGCCGCCCGGTTGAACCCGGAGCTGAAGATCGAGGGCCTGCTGCGGACCATGTACGATCCGCGCCTTAGCCTGAACAACGATGTTTCGGCGCAGCTGAAAGAGCATTTTGGCCCGCAGCTGTACGACACGGTCATTCCGCGCAACATTCGCCTGGCCGAGGCCCCCAGCTTCGGCATGCCCGCCCTGGCTTACGACAAGCAATCGCGCGGCGCGCTGGCGTATCTGGCCCTTGCTGGGGAACTGGTTCGCCGTCAACGCCGTCAATCACGCACTGCACAAACAACTTAA
- the rsmG gene encoding 16S rRNA (guanine(527)-N(7))-methyltransferase RsmG — MSSLVTPQHAEELSTGARQLGVELSAEHHEKLLGYLALLIKWNKAYNLTAVRDPDEMVSRHLLDSLSVMSFIHNERDNWLDVGSGGGMPGIPLAILHPHKRVTVLDANGKKTRFLTQVKMELKLDNLTVIHSRVEAFQPAQPFDGIISRAFSSMENFTNWTRHLGDTGTQWLAMKGLHPADELVALPADFTVESEQALTVPGCQGQRHLLILRRKA; from the coding sequence TTGAGTTCCCTGGTCACCCCGCAACACGCTGAAGAGTTGTCCACAGGTGCACGGCAGCTCGGAGTCGAGCTGAGCGCAGAGCATCACGAAAAGCTGCTCGGCTACCTGGCCCTGCTGATCAAATGGAACAAAGCCTACAACCTCACCGCCGTGCGCGACCCGGATGAGATGGTGTCGCGTCACCTGCTGGACAGCCTCAGCGTCATGTCGTTTATCCACAACGAGCGTGACAATTGGCTGGACGTCGGCAGTGGCGGTGGCATGCCTGGCATCCCGTTGGCTATCCTGCATCCGCACAAGCGGGTGACCGTGCTGGACGCCAATGGCAAGAAGACGCGCTTCCTGACCCAGGTGAAAATGGAGTTGAAGCTGGACAACCTCACGGTTATCCACAGCCGAGTGGAAGCCTTCCAGCCGGCACAACCGTTCGACGGAATCATCTCCCGCGCCTTCAGCAGCATGGAGAACTTCACCAACTGGACCCGCCACTTGGGCGACACCGGGACGCAATGGCTTGCAATGAAGGGGCTGCATCCTGCCGATGAACTGGTAGCATTGCCCGCAGACTTCACAGTGGAAAGCGAACAGGCCCTGACCGTTCCGGGTTGCCAGGGCCAGCGCCATCTGCTGATACTGCGCCGCAAGGCATGA
- the mnmG gene encoding tRNA uridine-5-carboxymethylaminomethyl(34) synthesis enzyme MnmG → MDFPSRFEVIVIGGGHAGTEAALASARMGVKTLLLTHNVETLGHMSCNPAIGGIGKSHLVKEIDALGGAMALATDKSGIQFRVLNNRKGPAVRATRAQADRAIYKAVVREILENQPNLWIFQQSCDDLIVEQDQVKGVVTQMGLRFFAESVVLTTGTFLGGLIHIGLQNHSGGRAGDPPSIALAHRMRELPLRVGRLKTGTPPRIDGRSVDFSVMTEQPGDTPIPVMSFMGNAEMHPRQVSCWITHTNARTHEIIASNLDRSPMYSGVIEGVGPRYCPSIEDKIHRFADKDSHQVFIEPEGLTTHELYPNGISTSLPFDVQLELVRSIRGMENAHIVRPGYAIEYDYFDPRDLKYSLETKVIGGLFFAGQINGTTGYEEAGAQGLLAGTNAALRAQGRDSWCPRRDEAYIGVLVDDLITLGTQEPYRMFTSRAEYRLILREDNADLRLTEKGRELGLIDDQRWAAFCAKRDGIEREEQRLKSTWVRPNTEQGQAIVDKFGTPLSHEYSLLNLLARPEIDYAGLIEATGGEAIDPQVAEQVEIRTKYAGYIDRQQDEIARLRASEDTRLPVDIDYSTISGLSKEIQGKLGQTRPETLGQASRIPGVTPAAISLLLIHLKKRGAGRELEQSA, encoded by the coding sequence GTGGATTTCCCTTCCCGTTTTGAAGTGATCGTCATCGGCGGCGGCCATGCCGGTACCGAGGCTGCGCTTGCGTCTGCACGCATGGGTGTGAAAACCCTGCTGTTGACCCATAACGTGGAAACCCTCGGTCACATGAGCTGCAACCCCGCCATCGGCGGTATTGGCAAAAGCCATCTGGTCAAAGAGATCGATGCCCTAGGCGGCGCCATGGCGCTGGCCACCGACAAGAGCGGCATCCAGTTCCGCGTTTTGAACAACCGCAAGGGCCCGGCCGTACGCGCCACCCGTGCACAGGCCGACCGCGCCATCTACAAGGCGGTGGTGCGTGAAATCCTTGAAAACCAGCCGAACCTGTGGATATTCCAGCAGTCCTGCGACGACCTGATCGTCGAGCAGGATCAGGTCAAAGGTGTGGTGACCCAGATGGGTCTGCGTTTCTTCGCCGAATCGGTGGTATTGACGACCGGTACCTTCCTCGGCGGCCTTATCCACATTGGTCTGCAAAACCATTCCGGCGGCCGTGCCGGCGATCCACCCTCGATCGCCTTGGCCCACCGCATGCGTGAACTGCCGCTGCGTGTAGGCCGCCTGAAAACCGGGACCCCGCCACGCATAGACGGCCGCTCGGTGGACTTCTCGGTGATGACCGAGCAGCCAGGCGATACACCGATCCCGGTGATGTCGTTCATGGGCAATGCCGAAATGCATCCCCGTCAGGTGAGCTGCTGGATTACCCACACCAATGCACGCACCCACGAGATCATCGCCTCGAACCTCGACCGTTCGCCGATGTACTCGGGTGTGATCGAAGGTGTCGGCCCGCGTTATTGCCCATCGATCGAAGACAAGATTCACCGCTTCGCCGACAAGGACAGCCACCAGGTGTTCATCGAGCCGGAAGGCCTGACCACCCATGAGCTGTACCCCAACGGTATTTCCACGTCGCTGCCGTTCGACGTGCAACTGGAGCTGGTGCGTTCGATCCGCGGTATGGAAAACGCCCACATCGTGCGCCCTGGCTATGCCATCGAGTACGACTACTTCGACCCGCGTGACCTGAAGTACAGCCTTGAGACCAAAGTCATCGGCGGCCTGTTCTTCGCCGGGCAGATCAACGGCACCACCGGTTACGAAGAAGCCGGTGCCCAAGGCCTGCTGGCCGGTACCAACGCCGCACTGCGTGCGCAGGGCCGCGACAGCTGGTGCCCGCGCCGCGACGAGGCGTACATCGGTGTACTGGTCGACGACCTGATTACCCTGGGTACCCAGGAGCCGTACCGCATGTTCACCTCGCGTGCCGAGTACCGCCTGATCCTGCGCGAAGACAACGCCGACTTGCGCTTGACCGAAAAAGGTCGCGAGCTGGGCCTGATCGATGACCAGCGTTGGGCTGCTTTCTGCGCCAAGCGCGACGGCATCGAGCGTGAGGAACAGCGCCTGAAGTCGACCTGGGTACGCCCGAACACCGAGCAAGGCCAGGCCATTGTGGATAAGTTCGGTACCCCGCTCAGCCACGAATACAGCCTGCTCAACCTGCTCGCTCGCCCAGAAATCGACTACGCTGGCCTGATCGAGGCGACTGGCGGTGAAGCAATCGATCCACAGGTCGCCGAGCAGGTCGAAATCCGTACCAAGTACGCCGGCTACATCGACCGCCAGCAAGATGAGATCGCCCGTCTGCGCGCCAGCGAAGACACGCGCCTGCCTGTGGATATCGACTACTCGACCATTTCCGGCCTGTCCAAGGAGATCCAGGGCAAACTGGGACAAACCCGCCCAGAAACCCTGGGCCAGGCTTCGCGCATCCCGGGCGTGACCCCGGCGGCGATTTCCCTGTTGCTGATTCACTTGAAAAAACGCGGCGCTGGCCGCGAATTGGAGCAAAGCGCTTGA